Proteins from one Gimesia maris genomic window:
- a CDS encoding DUF721 domain-containing protein — protein MSQKYEFKQSRAVPAPVPVSQVLSELIALKGLSRVQGDQRLTNAWKQAAGEKISGQTTVMGIKNRVVQVGVENSALLNELNSFHKKSLLTKLQQEYGKQDVREIKFRLKSKANK, from the coding sequence ATGTCTCAAAAGTACGAATTCAAACAGAGTCGTGCCGTGCCCGCACCGGTGCCTGTCTCACAGGTACTTTCTGAGCTGATTGCTTTGAAAGGGCTCTCCCGCGTGCAGGGAGATCAACGACTGACCAATGCCTGGAAACAGGCGGCGGGTGAAAAAATCTCAGGTCAGACAACGGTAATGGGCATCAAAAACAGGGTGGTGCAGGTCGGAGTCGAGAACTCAGCTCTGCTGAATGAGCTGAATTCATTTCATAAGAAATCATTGCTGACGAAATTACAGCAGGAGTACGGAAAACAGGATGTCCGCGAGATAAAATTTCGCTTGAAATCCAAGGCAAATAAGTAG
- a CDS encoding RidA family protein, giving the protein MSIEAKIEELNLELPTAPKPGGIYNPVVQVDDMLYVSGHGPIKLDGSMHTGRVGDDLTEEQGVEAARSVALTMLATLKQYLGDLNRIDRFVKVLGMVNAAPDFKRHPQVINGFSDLIVQVFGENGRAARSAVGMGSLPGNITVEVEAIVMLKKQ; this is encoded by the coding sequence ATGAGTATCGAAGCCAAGATCGAAGAACTGAACCTCGAACTTCCCACAGCCCCCAAGCCAGGCGGCATTTATAACCCTGTCGTACAGGTCGATGATATGTTGTATGTCTCCGGACATGGCCCTATTAAACTGGATGGCAGTATGCACACCGGGCGTGTGGGCGACGATTTGACTGAAGAACAGGGCGTTGAGGCAGCTCGTTCCGTTGCTTTGACGATGCTGGCGACATTGAAGCAGTACCTGGGCGACTTGAATCGGATTGATCGGTTCGTCAAAGTACTGGGCATGGTGAATGCGGCTCCTGATTTCAAACGGCATCCCCAGGTCATCAACGGTTTCAGTGATCTGATCGTGCAGGTGTTCGGCGAGAATGGCCGCGCCGCCCGCAGTGCCGTCGGTATGGGCTCTCTTCCGGGAAATATTACCGTCGAAGTCGAAGCGATCGTGATGCTCAAAAAGCAGTAG
- the dnaN gene encoding DNA polymerase III subunit beta, whose protein sequence is MKLSCSRSTLLSGFQIIGSVISSRTPKEVLKCAKLEAADGKATLSGTDLEVSIRFDFEEVEVMVPGQILLSVHELVSILREAHTDSVEIELKKDEEADQDFILIQAGKSEFRLSVHDPSEFPAVETFNESNFFEIPMQSFREMIRRTVFATDPESTRYALGGVLFDVEGDKLTLAATDGRRLAMVESACSYQGSEAYENNRPVIPAKAMSLIEKSLTGDEGNIQIAIRANDVIVKSGRSTIFGRLVEGRFPKYRDVIPPEPTHSIDLEVGTFFGAVRQAQIVTDVETRGVDFVFSSGLLTLKSVAASVGESKVEIPIPFEGEDIVITFDVRYLADFLKTLDSAAHIRLQLIDSDSAAVLKTDDGYTYVIMPLSQAR, encoded by the coding sequence CCAAACTGGAAGCAGCAGACGGAAAAGCAACGCTGAGCGGGACTGATCTGGAAGTCAGTATTCGCTTTGATTTCGAAGAAGTCGAAGTCATGGTGCCCGGGCAGATTCTGCTCTCCGTTCATGAGCTGGTTTCCATCCTGCGGGAAGCCCATACCGATTCCGTGGAAATCGAACTCAAGAAAGACGAAGAGGCAGACCAGGACTTCATCCTGATTCAGGCCGGCAAAAGTGAATTCCGTCTGTCAGTTCATGATCCTTCCGAATTTCCTGCCGTGGAAACCTTCAACGAATCCAACTTCTTCGAAATTCCGATGCAGTCATTTCGTGAAATGATTCGCCGCACCGTGTTTGCCACCGATCCGGAAAGCACGCGTTATGCACTCGGCGGCGTTTTGTTTGATGTCGAAGGTGATAAATTAACCCTGGCCGCCACCGATGGACGCAGACTGGCGATGGTCGAATCAGCATGCAGTTACCAGGGTTCCGAAGCGTATGAAAACAATCGCCCCGTGATTCCCGCCAAAGCAATGTCACTGATCGAAAAGAGTCTGACAGGCGATGAAGGAAACATCCAGATCGCGATTCGAGCCAATGATGTGATTGTGAAAAGTGGCCGTTCCACAATTTTCGGCAGACTCGTCGAAGGCCGCTTCCCGAAATACCGTGATGTCATTCCTCCCGAGCCGACTCATAGTATCGATCTGGAAGTGGGCACGTTCTTCGGGGCAGTCCGCCAGGCGCAGATTGTGACCGACGTGGAAACACGGGGAGTCGATTTTGTCTTCTCCAGCGGTCTGTTGACTTTGAAAAGTGTGGCGGCATCCGTCGGGGAATCAAAAGTGGAAATCCCGATCCCCTTCGAAGGGGAAGACATCGTGATCACATTTGACGTTCGTTACCTGGCCGACTTTCTGAAAACGCTCGACTCAGCCGCCCATATCAGACTGCAGCTGATCGATTCAGACAGTGCCGCGGTTCTGAAAACAGACGATGGTTACACCTACGTCATCATGCCTCTCTCGCAAGCACGGTAA
- a CDS encoding DNA gyrase subunit B, with product MSDQEESQTELKKTGYDESNIRALEGVEGIRTRPAMYIGDTTLRGLHHLVYEVVDNSIDECVNNYASIINVKINADGSVTCSDDGRGIPIGIMPDMNNRPALEVVLTEIHAGGKFDREGGYKTGTGGLHGVGITAVNALSEWLEAEVRREGHVWTMDFHQGLLKTPLKKLGKTDKSGTKITFKPDGTIFPDTKFVYDTLTKRLQELAFLNAGVRIRINDERTGQSDEFHYEEGLVEFVRHLNRTETVLYEEIIHIQGELEGVQVDISVQHNDGSTENVRCFANNIFNIEGGTHFSGFRGALTRSINAYGKKANLFKDFTPSGDDFREGLTAVITVRVPDPQFEGQTKTKLGNSEVEGIVQTVVNEKLTKFFEENPGVAKKISLKGLLAAEAREAAKKAREMVRRKGALTTGGLPEKLRDCRSRELDITELYLVEGDSAGGSADTGRDSNIQAILPLRGKILNVEKAQLVKVLDNAEIANIFKAVGVPPGAAFDDVTKRRYGKIILMTDADVDGSHIRTLLLTFFFRHMRELVNNGCVYVAQPPLYRVTQGKKIRYVQTQDEMMNELVELALSDSNLQHEDGTIFEGEMLEKLVDLVSDLEEPLGTLDRRGIDLKFIALNFATEDGLLPQYRIFLGKQQFWFTSQEEMASFLKEEEAKRGDELQIADDNGAAETSEDSEEDEDEFAKAGALQVTDLHEIRTINDLLQKLKGYGIHLKDFYSPGNRNGEPIYPFCINSGSNAVKLSNLRQLLPSLRDIGEKGLKLTRFKGLGEMNSEELWDTSMDPEKRVLLQVGMQDAAAADEIFRVLMGDVVEPRREFIEKHALDVKNLDV from the coding sequence GTGAGTGATCAAGAAGAGAGTCAGACAGAGTTGAAAAAAACGGGATACGATGAATCCAATATTCGTGCCCTGGAAGGCGTCGAAGGGATTCGTACTCGACCTGCCATGTATATCGGGGATACCACGCTCCGGGGTCTGCACCATCTGGTCTATGAAGTCGTCGATAACTCGATCGATGAATGTGTGAATAATTATGCTTCAATCATCAACGTTAAAATCAATGCGGATGGCAGCGTGACCTGTAGCGATGATGGTCGCGGGATTCCCATAGGTATCATGCCGGACATGAATAACCGTCCGGCTCTGGAAGTGGTTTTGACGGAAATCCATGCCGGCGGAAAGTTTGACCGGGAAGGGGGCTACAAAACCGGAACCGGTGGTTTGCACGGCGTCGGGATTACCGCAGTCAACGCCTTGAGCGAATGGCTGGAAGCCGAAGTCCGACGTGAAGGGCATGTCTGGACCATGGATTTCCACCAGGGGCTTTTGAAGACTCCGCTCAAAAAACTCGGGAAGACCGACAAGAGCGGAACCAAAATCACCTTCAAGCCGGATGGCACCATCTTCCCGGATACTAAATTTGTCTATGACACATTGACCAAGCGACTCCAGGAACTCGCTTTTCTGAACGCCGGCGTGCGGATTCGCATCAATGATGAGCGTACCGGCCAGTCAGATGAATTTCACTATGAAGAAGGACTGGTCGAATTCGTACGCCATCTGAACCGTACTGAGACTGTCCTCTACGAAGAAATCATTCATATCCAGGGAGAACTCGAAGGCGTGCAGGTCGATATTTCGGTACAGCACAACGATGGTTCTACCGAAAATGTACGCTGCTTCGCCAACAACATTTTCAACATTGAAGGGGGAACCCATTTCTCCGGCTTCCGGGGGGCGTTAACCCGCTCGATCAATGCCTACGGTAAAAAAGCCAACCTCTTCAAAGACTTCACACCCAGCGGCGACGATTTCCGTGAAGGCCTGACAGCGGTGATTACCGTCCGCGTTCCCGATCCGCAGTTTGAAGGTCAGACCAAGACCAAACTGGGGAACAGCGAAGTCGAAGGCATTGTTCAGACCGTCGTGAATGAAAAGCTGACCAAGTTTTTCGAAGAGAACCCAGGCGTCGCGAAAAAGATCTCGCTCAAAGGTCTGCTGGCGGCAGAAGCCCGTGAAGCAGCTAAAAAAGCCCGTGAAATGGTTCGTCGCAAAGGGGCACTCACCACAGGCGGTCTGCCTGAAAAACTGCGTGACTGCCGTAGCCGAGAACTCGACATCACCGAACTCTACCTCGTCGAAGGGGATTCTGCCGGCGGTTCGGCAGACACCGGACGCGATTCTAACATCCAGGCGATTCTGCCATTGCGTGGTAAAATCCTGAATGTGGAAAAAGCACAGCTGGTCAAGGTTCTGGATAACGCGGAAATCGCCAACATCTTCAAAGCGGTCGGTGTTCCACCGGGAGCTGCCTTTGATGACGTTACCAAACGACGTTATGGCAAGATCATCCTGATGACCGATGCCGACGTTGACGGCAGCCACATTCGCACGCTGCTGCTGACCTTCTTCTTCCGTCACATGCGGGAACTGGTCAACAATGGTTGTGTGTATGTCGCACAGCCACCTTTGTATCGCGTTACCCAGGGTAAGAAAATCCGCTATGTGCAGACGCAGGATGAAATGATGAACGAGCTGGTCGAACTGGCTCTCTCAGATTCGAATCTGCAGCATGAAGACGGAACCATCTTTGAGGGAGAGATGCTGGAAAAACTGGTGGATCTGGTTTCTGATCTGGAAGAGCCACTGGGAACACTCGATCGTCGCGGCATCGATTTGAAATTCATTGCTTTGAATTTTGCGACCGAAGACGGTTTACTGCCCCAATATCGCATCTTCCTCGGCAAACAGCAGTTCTGGTTTACGTCTCAGGAGGAAATGGCAAGTTTCCTGAAAGAAGAAGAAGCCAAACGCGGCGATGAACTGCAGATCGCCGATGACAACGGAGCAGCAGAAACTTCTGAAGACAGCGAAGAAGACGAGGATGAGTTCGCAAAAGCAGGAGCCCTGCAGGTGACCGATCTGCACGAAATTCGCACGATTAACGATCTGTTGCAGAAGCTGAAAGGTTACGGGATTCACCTGAAAGATTTCTACTCACCTGGAAACCGCAACGGTGAACCCATCTATCCGTTTTGCATTAACAGTGGCAGCAATGCAGTTAAACTGAGCAATCTCCGCCAGCTCCTGCCTTCGCTACGAGACATCGGCGAAAAAGGACTCAAGCTGACCCGCTTCAAAGGATTGGGCGAAATGAACTCAGAAGAACTCTGGGATACCAGTATGGATCCGGAAAAACGGGTGCTTCTGCAGGTGGGCATGCAGGATGCCGCCGCCGCTGATGAAATCTTCCGCGTGCTGATGGGAGATGTTGTGGAACCCCGCCGCGAATTCATCGAGAAACATGCACTCGATGTGAAGAATCTGGATGTGTAA
- the truD gene encoding tRNA pseudouridine(13) synthase TruD produces MPEPETEVLPYLTEGLPGTGGELKQTPEDFIVEEIPVYAPSGEGDHLFLWVEKRDVSAQFLVKILSEKLRVDSREIGVAGLKDRCAITRQMVSVPVECEPLLEGFAFDGIRILQATRHERKLKTGHLKGNRFTLLLKETSENAFANAKAIQEKITEFGFPNFYGAQRMGRDNETLRMGMKLLKNEKVSAKYFRNKSLKRLALSAAQSCLFNRALSQRVSAKNLHTVQQGDIMQVCESGGLFVVEDVAAEQQRFDQRETVITGPIFGPKMKQPADQVLEAETAILQEFSLEPAYFSRFKKLTPGARRPFLIWPKDLKISQTADGIQFDFTLPSGVYATMLLREFMKNETAAMTPGDS; encoded by the coding sequence ATGCCTGAACCAGAAACTGAAGTGCTGCCTTATCTGACGGAAGGCTTACCGGGAACCGGCGGTGAATTAAAACAGACCCCCGAAGACTTTATCGTGGAGGAGATCCCGGTCTACGCCCCTTCGGGTGAAGGAGATCATCTGTTTCTGTGGGTGGAAAAACGGGATGTCTCGGCGCAGTTTCTGGTAAAGATTCTGTCAGAAAAGTTGAGAGTCGATTCACGGGAAATTGGTGTGGCCGGCCTGAAAGACCGCTGTGCCATCACGCGGCAAATGGTCTCCGTTCCTGTAGAATGTGAGCCTTTGCTGGAAGGGTTTGCCTTCGATGGCATTCGCATTCTGCAGGCAACCCGGCATGAACGGAAACTGAAAACCGGGCATCTCAAAGGGAACCGCTTCACACTGTTACTGAAAGAAACTTCTGAGAATGCGTTTGCTAATGCGAAGGCCATTCAGGAGAAAATTACAGAGTTCGGCTTTCCCAACTTTTATGGTGCGCAGCGAATGGGCCGCGATAATGAAACGTTGCGAATGGGAATGAAGCTGTTAAAAAATGAAAAGGTCTCCGCCAAATACTTTCGGAACAAATCACTGAAACGGCTGGCTCTGTCGGCGGCGCAGTCCTGTCTGTTTAATCGGGCACTCTCTCAAAGGGTCTCTGCAAAAAACCTGCATACGGTTCAGCAGGGCGATATCATGCAGGTTTGTGAATCGGGGGGTCTGTTTGTTGTTGAAGATGTCGCTGCGGAGCAACAGCGGTTTGATCAGCGGGAAACCGTCATTACCGGTCCTATTTTCGGGCCTAAAATGAAACAGCCTGCCGATCAGGTTCTGGAAGCGGAGACTGCGATTCTGCAGGAGTTCTCCCTGGAACCGGCATACTTTTCACGTTTCAAAAAACTGACTCCCGGTGCCCGCCGACCATTCCTGATCTGGCCGAAAGATCTTAAAATCAGTCAGACGGCGGACGGCATCCAGTTTGATTTTACGCTGCCTTCCGGCGTGTATGCGACCATGTTGCTCAGGGAATTTATGAAAAACGAGACGGCTGCCATGACGCCAGGCGACTCGTGA
- the hpt gene encoding hypoxanthine phosphoribosyltransferase — translation MKVLIDEEQINSRVIELGRELAQEYQNRPLTIIGILAGSLVLLADLIRAIDVPHQVGVLQASSYRGKSTTPGELQVNLDYLPDLTDRDVLLVDDIFDTGKTMQTVLAQIQNQNPRSLKSAVLLWKEEASTVELKPDYHCFKIPEHFVVGYGLDFNNEYRHLPFIASLEGSDLA, via the coding sequence GTGAAAGTTCTGATTGATGAGGAACAGATTAACTCGCGTGTGATTGAACTGGGACGGGAACTAGCCCAGGAATATCAGAATCGGCCCTTGACCATCATCGGGATACTGGCCGGCAGCCTGGTGTTACTGGCAGATCTGATCCGGGCGATTGATGTGCCCCACCAGGTCGGTGTGTTACAGGCTTCCAGTTATCGCGGTAAATCAACCACGCCGGGAGAATTACAGGTCAATCTGGATTACCTGCCCGATTTAACAGACCGTGATGTTCTGCTGGTGGATGATATTTTTGATACGGGTAAAACCATGCAGACCGTGCTGGCTCAAATTCAGAATCAGAATCCCCGATCTCTGAAATCAGCCGTCCTGCTCTGGAAAGAAGAAGCGTCAACAGTCGAACTGAAACCCGACTATCACTGCTTTAAAATTCCCGAGCATTTTGTTGTCGGCTATGGACTGGACTTCAACAACGAATACCGCCATCTGCCTTTCATCGCATCCCTGGAAGGCTCGGATCTTGCGTAA
- a CDS encoding aldo/keto reductase encodes MQYRPLGNTGFSVSALGFGAFKIGRNEQIKYSQSYDLPDDQTTDRLLNSVLDLGINHIDTAPAYGISEERIGQFLSHRRNEFLLSTKIGETFENGASTYDFSRVSLQSSLERSLSRLKTDVLDVVLIHSNNCETEILNHSDAIETLQAAKQAGSIRWIGLSAKTLSGAKAALDWADVLMVEYHLQDRSHEALLVQAAQKGVGVFVKKGLASGQLSPAEAIPFVLRNPGVSNLVVGGLNLKHLQSNWQTACDTSIAPAA; translated from the coding sequence ATGCAATACCGTCCTTTGGGAAACACCGGCTTTTCCGTCAGCGCACTGGGTTTTGGTGCCTTCAAAATAGGCCGCAACGAGCAGATCAAATACAGTCAGTCTTACGATCTTCCAGATGATCAAACTACGGATCGCCTGCTGAATTCGGTACTGGACCTGGGGATCAATCACATTGATACCGCGCCCGCTTATGGCATCAGCGAAGAACGCATCGGCCAGTTCCTGTCACATCGACGTAATGAATTTCTGCTGTCGACTAAAATTGGTGAGACCTTTGAAAACGGTGCTTCCACCTATGACTTCTCCCGTGTGAGTCTGCAGTCGAGCCTGGAACGCAGTCTGAGTCGACTCAAGACCGATGTACTGGACGTGGTGCTGATTCATTCAAACAACTGTGAAACAGAGATCTTAAACCACAGTGATGCCATCGAAACACTGCAGGCAGCCAAACAGGCGGGGTCGATTCGCTGGATCGGCCTGTCTGCTAAAACGCTCTCCGGCGCGAAGGCGGCGCTCGACTGGGCGGATGTACTGATGGTGGAATATCATCTGCAGGATCGCAGTCATGAAGCACTCCTGGTTCAAGCCGCACAAAAGGGTGTGGGAGTCTTCGTGAAGAAGGGGCTTGCTTCAGGTCAGCTCTCTCCCGCGGAAGCGATTCCCTTTGTGCTGCGCAACCCGGGTGTCAGTAACCTGGTGGTGGGCGGTTTGAATCTCAAGCATCTTCAAAGCAACTGGCAGACTGCCTGCGATACATCGATCGCGCCAGCTGCTTAA
- a CDS encoding lactate utilization protein B translates to MPSHPKLAAEFVKNKDRAHWHDQSLWFVRSKRDKAAKQIPEWELLREQASKIKMFTVSHLPDLLEEFERNATARGVQVHWARNATEHNEIVHGLLKKHNVTRVVKSKSMLTEECHLNPYLERHGIEIIDTDLGERIVQMQNMPPSHIVMPAIHIKKEEIGELFHEQLGTEKGATDPQYLTEAARQHLRQKFIEAEAGITGVNFAIAETGGFVVCTNEGNADLGTSLNKLHIACMGIEKLIPRAGDLSVFLRLLARSATGQPITTYSSHFHGPAPGAEMHIVLLDNGRSEISGSDEFRRSLNCIRCAACMNTCPVYRRSGGYSYSNTVPGPIGSILGPAKDPKANSTLPFACSLCGSCTDVCPVKIDLHHQLLTWRKELRVKGLLPFSKRLSMKMMSWMMRMPGLYRFVGKLARSIVPYLPRFMLYNRLNDWGKQRELPIIPKQSFREWMKQNHDDK, encoded by the coding sequence ATGCCTTCACATCCAAAATTAGCTGCGGAATTCGTTAAGAATAAAGACCGTGCGCACTGGCACGATCAGTCTCTGTGGTTTGTCCGTTCCAAACGTGACAAGGCTGCGAAACAGATTCCCGAATGGGAGCTGTTGCGCGAACAGGCTTCAAAAATCAAAATGTTTACGGTCTCGCATCTGCCTGATCTGCTGGAAGAATTCGAGCGAAATGCGACCGCGCGAGGCGTGCAGGTTCACTGGGCCCGCAATGCCACCGAACATAACGAGATCGTACACGGCCTGTTAAAAAAACATAATGTAACGCGCGTGGTGAAGAGCAAATCCATGCTCACGGAAGAGTGTCATCTCAATCCCTACCTGGAACGGCATGGGATTGAAATCATCGATACCGACCTGGGTGAGCGGATCGTGCAGATGCAGAATATGCCTCCCAGCCACATCGTGATGCCCGCGATTCATATCAAAAAAGAAGAGATCGGCGAACTGTTCCACGAACAACTGGGTACAGAGAAAGGGGCAACGGATCCCCAGTATCTGACCGAAGCGGCCCGCCAGCATTTACGCCAAAAGTTCATCGAAGCAGAAGCCGGGATCACGGGTGTCAATTTTGCGATCGCGGAAACGGGTGGCTTTGTAGTCTGCACGAATGAAGGAAACGCCGACCTGGGAACGTCGCTCAACAAACTGCATATTGCCTGTATGGGGATTGAGAAACTGATTCCCCGCGCGGGCGACTTGAGCGTGTTTCTGCGACTGCTGGCCCGTTCAGCGACTGGTCAGCCCATCACCACGTATTCCTCTCACTTTCATGGTCCGGCTCCGGGAGCAGAAATGCATATCGTGCTGCTGGATAACGGACGCAGTGAAATTTCCGGCAGCGACGAATTTCGACGGTCATTAAACTGCATTCGTTGTGCCGCCTGTATGAATACCTGCCCTGTATATCGACGGAGTGGAGGTTACAGCTACAGTAACACGGTTCCCGGTCCCATCGGGTCGATTCTGGGTCCGGCCAAAGATCCGAAAGCGAACTCCACCCTGCCCTTTGCCTGCAGTCTGTGTGGATCCTGCACCGATGTCTGTCCGGTGAAAATCGATCTGCATCATCAATTGCTGACCTGGCGAAAAGAGCTGCGCGTGAAGGGGTTATTACCGTTTTCCAAACGGCTCTCGATGAAAATGATGTCGTGGATGATGCGGATGCCGGGCCTGTATCGTTTCGTGGGAAAATTGGCACGGTCGATTGTGCCTTATCTGCCTCGGTTCATGCTCTACAATCGCCTGAACGACTGGGGCAAACAGAGAGAACTTCCCATCATACCCAAACAGAGTTTCCGGGAATGGATGAAGCAGAACCATGACGACAAGTAA
- a CDS encoding LutC/YkgG family protein — protein MTTSKNDILNKLRSQSVPQNELPDLQSLELSSQWIRYEDPTEQFAETLASVGGLCLRVKNVDEVNSHLSELPAYLESKNVCSQVAGCGQPNVNIPEITDPHDFENIDFAILPGEFGVAENGAVWISNDGGPARTLYFLSQHVALLVPASEIVNNMHQAYQKLGFAENGFGTFMSGPSKTADIEQSLVIGAHGARSLIVFLVEEAF, from the coding sequence ATGACGACAAGTAAAAACGACATCCTGAACAAGCTGCGCAGTCAGTCGGTCCCCCAAAACGAGTTACCTGACCTGCAGTCGCTTGAACTCTCCTCGCAGTGGATTCGCTATGAGGATCCAACAGAGCAGTTCGCGGAAACGCTGGCTTCCGTTGGCGGACTCTGTCTGCGCGTTAAAAATGTAGACGAAGTCAACTCACATCTGTCAGAGTTGCCCGCATATCTGGAATCGAAAAATGTCTGTTCTCAGGTTGCCGGTTGTGGACAACCTAACGTGAACATTCCCGAAATCACCGACCCACATGATTTTGAGAATATTGATTTTGCCATTTTACCGGGTGAATTCGGCGTCGCGGAAAATGGTGCTGTCTGGATCTCCAATGATGGCGGCCCGGCGCGGACCCTTTACTTTTTATCTCAGCATGTCGCGCTGCTGGTTCCCGCCAGCGAGATAGTAAACAACATGCACCAGGCGTATCAGAAACTGGGATTTGCTGAAAACGGGTTTGGGACCTTTATGTCTGGCCCTTCCAAAACGGCTGATATCGAACAGTCCCTCGTGATTGGCGCCCATGGGGCCCGATCCCTAATCGTGTTTCTGGTCGAAGAAGCATTTTGA
- a CDS encoding (Fe-S)-binding protein produces the protein MAPKVGLFIPCYIDQLYPQVGISTLKVLEHFGVDVEYPESQTCCGQPMANTGCTNEVEPLAKRFLEIFKGYDAVVCPSGSCVSMVTHHYDEYFPDNAEYEELKAKTYEFCDYLTNVLGIKTLSGRFPHKVGLHQSCHGLRELRLASSSEVMGPPFGNVRVLLESIEGVELSELQRPDECCGFGGTFAVAEEAVSCMMGEDRVHDHEQAGTEVLTALDMSCLMHLDGIIRRQKKPIRVMHISEILVECL, from the coding sequence ATGGCGCCCAAAGTCGGCTTGTTTATCCCCTGTTATATTGATCAACTGTACCCGCAGGTAGGAATTTCGACCCTGAAAGTATTAGAACATTTCGGGGTGGATGTGGAATATCCGGAAAGCCAGACCTGCTGTGGTCAGCCTATGGCAAATACCGGCTGTACTAATGAAGTGGAGCCGCTGGCAAAACGCTTTCTGGAAATTTTCAAAGGCTATGACGCGGTTGTCTGTCCCTCGGGCAGTTGTGTCTCGATGGTCACACACCACTATGATGAATACTTTCCGGATAACGCCGAGTATGAGGAGCTCAAAGCGAAAACCTACGAGTTCTGCGATTATCTGACGAACGTCCTGGGAATCAAAACTCTATCGGGACGCTTTCCTCACAAGGTCGGCCTGCATCAGAGTTGTCATGGACTGCGCGAATTAAGACTTGCCAGTTCCAGCGAAGTCATGGGCCCCCCGTTCGGCAATGTGCGCGTGCTGCTGGAAAGCATCGAGGGGGTGGAACTCTCTGAACTGCAACGGCCCGATGAATGTTGTGGTTTTGGTGGAACATTCGCGGTCGCTGAAGAAGCGGTTTCCTGCATGATGGGAGAAGATCGTGTGCACGACCACGAACAGGCGGGTACGGAAGTTCTGACGGCTCTGGATATGTCCTGCCTGATGCACCTGGATGGCATTATCCGCCGCCAGAAGAAACCGATTCGCGTGATGCATATCTCTGAAATTTTAGTCGAGTGTTTGTAA
- a CDS encoding FAD-dependent oxidoreductase, whose protein sequence is MPNVDLIIFGGGIAGLWTMHEASRRGYRCLLLEASALGSGQTVASQGIIHGGLKYTLQGMMTGSARRIREMPSIWRQSLAGEKLPDLSQTEIRSNNCYLWRTESLSSRLGMFGAKMGLQVVPKNLAPEDVPELLSDCPGSIGQMDEQVISPYSLIRNLAEAFPEQILKYDPESLKFVHDQNGKLSAVQILDPQRTPVTIQTAAILLTAGSGNESLLQQASPATEVPGKSVMQKRPLHMALVRGTLPPFNGHCVDGAKTRVTITSDIDCQGRTVWQIGGQVAETGVSMNRRALIEHAARELVASVPGIELNGLEWNSYTVDRAEGATKSGHRPETPQILQEGNLFTAWPTKLALAPQLAEEICERLSAIPVAPTPLDDSWKSELTRFLRPQVALPPWETAVDWVRLDEPFSQREAA, encoded by the coding sequence GTGCCAAACGTTGATTTGATCATATTCGGAGGAGGGATTGCCGGCCTGTGGACGATGCATGAAGCCAGTCGACGGGGATACAGGTGCCTGCTGCTGGAAGCATCCGCCCTGGGAAGCGGGCAGACCGTTGCCTCACAGGGAATTATTCATGGTGGTTTAAAATATACCCTGCAGGGCATGATGACCGGCTCTGCCCGCCGCATCCGTGAGATGCCCTCGATCTGGAGACAGTCGCTGGCCGGCGAAAAGCTGCCCGATTTATCCCAGACCGAAATTCGTTCGAATAACTGTTATCTGTGGCGTACTGAATCGCTGTCTTCCCGGCTGGGTATGTTTGGCGCGAAGATGGGGCTGCAGGTGGTCCCGAAAAATCTCGCCCCCGAAGATGTTCCCGAACTCCTCTCTGACTGCCCGGGCTCGATTGGTCAGATGGACGAACAGGTGATCTCGCCTTACAGCCTGATCCGAAATCTGGCGGAAGCGTTTCCTGAACAGATATTAAAATACGATCCGGAAAGTCTGAAATTCGTTCACGATCAAAACGGAAAGCTATCAGCGGTTCAGATTCTGGATCCCCAGCGGACGCCGGTGACCATTCAAACGGCGGCAATATTACTGACGGCAGGCAGTGGAAACGAAAGCCTGTTGCAGCAGGCAAGTCCTGCTACTGAAGTACCGGGTAAAAGTGTGATGCAGAAGCGGCCGCTGCATATGGCTTTGGTCAGAGGGACGCTGCCTCCCTTTAACGGGCATTGTGTGGATGGTGCGAAAACCAGAGTCACGATCACCTCAGACATTGATTGCCAGGGACGCACGGTCTGGCAGATTGGTGGCCAGGTTGCCGAGACGGGCGTGAGCATGAATCGACGCGCTCTGATTGAACATGCTGCCCGGGAGCTGGTGGCTTCGGTACCGGGAATCGAACTCAACGGCCTGGAATGGAATTCTTACACTGTCGATCGCGCCGAAGGGGCAACGAAATCGGGACATCGCCCGGAAACGCCACAAATCCTGCAGGAAGGCAACCTGTTCACGGCGTGGCCTACCAAGCTGGCGCTGGCACCTCAGCTGGCGGAAGAAATCTGTGAGCGACTGTCCGCAATTCCTGTTGCACCGACGCCGCTGGATGATTCGTGGAAGTCAGAGCTGACGCGATTTCTTCGTCCGCAGGTGGCTTTGCCTCCCTGGGAAACAGCAGTCGACTGGGTGAGGCTTGATGAACCGTTTAGTCAACGAGAGGCTGCCTGA